The stretch of DNA AAAGTTGATTTATGCGATAAATGATTTAACATGTCTGCAAAAGCTCAGAGAACTTAGTGAAGAATCTACGAGTGTCAAGAAACACAAATATTCAATATCAGAAAGACATAACATTGATTCAAGTTTCAACTACACAGAGATTAACCAATAAGACTTGCTATGCCTCAATAAAAATTGCAGCTGCATTTGATTTAGGATAATGAAAATATTCTGAGCcatatataaaaagaaattaagCAAACGTAACAAATGAGAGAAGCAACATTCAGAGTATAAATTCTTGCAGGAATCCAGCAAAGACCTGTTCTACTAGCTTGTGCTTGAGCACCTTCTCCTTGTCAAGAATCTTAATGGCAACAGGTTCCCCAGTCTCAATGTTCCTTGCAAATTTAACCTTTGCAAAGGTTCCTTCCCCGATAGTACGTCCTAGCTCATATTTGCCCACTCGACGCTTCACCTTAGTTGTATTCATTCTTTACTTTAAAGGTGCTCTGAGGATATATGGTATCCTTTCACCAGTCTCTGTTAATACCTGATGTCAATTGAAATCAATGTCAGATGCTGGAAATGTCTCACTAAATCAAAAGGGCCCCTAAGTGGAAATCTAAATATTCTTCTTTCTTCTAGAAATGTCCTCATGGTAATAAATGCATTTAAAATAATTACTAATAGCAGAGAAGCAAAAGGCTTGTCTAATAGAAAGCTTTACTCAAGGATTGGAATGCCACAGGAGCCCTAATAAAAGCAATTGATATGTCAGTAAGTTCAATTTCATACCAGAAGATCGATATGCATCTATAGACCAGCAACTCTCCTTGCAGTAAATGAGAAACCAAAACTAGAAGGAATAGGATAAAGAAGATGGAGAAGGACAAACCAGATTAAAATCAAAACAAGAGCAAGAGATGAGAAAACAAGAACTAATCAACAGATCAAATAGCCCGCAAATAACAGAACCCCAAAAAATACTATAGTACAAAAATCTATCATAAAGGAGAAACTAGgactaaaaagaaagaaaaacaaaagatggACGGAGACAATCCAGTTTAGTTTCAGAacaaagagaagacatttcaagttGAAAAGCATAATTAACAGATTAAGCAGCCATAAAATAACAAAAGCcccataaaaataataaaaaacaacacatgattagaaaaagGATTTCCTCCTCTTATCAGATAGAACCACATCAACCCTACCCAACCGTGTCAAAGAGAGAAGAAAATTGAGATCAAGGATGACTACCTAAAATGACTCCCATAGGCATCCAACACGAACAGAGGCAGATCGAGAAAAGGGAAGGGGAACAGACCTCCTTGATTATCCAGAAATGTAGAACCGGGGAAAGAAACTCCACAACCACCACCACAGCCAGCGTGATGCGTTTTGGGAACTCTTCAGGGCAAAATGATGAGGCAGAAGTAGAACAGGGAGGAAACCGATGGCGGCATGTGGTACAAAAACAGTAGGTGGCCATCAATGGAAACAGTAATCAGCGGAAGCAGTGGCCGAGGAGGAGGACAAGGATGTGGTGGGCATCCAATCTCAAGTAAGCCTCCGCTTCCTTTTCACTCGCAAACTGCCAAACGTCTTTCTTCCTCGTGGCCACTGTAAACTTCGTGCTTGCATGTCCTTCACTCCATTTTTCACTGCCGGCCGTCAACGCCATGACGCAGAGAAATCCCCGTCCAAAACACCACCATCCGCATCACATGGCTTGCGTCTCTCCTCCGCGCTTGCGTAGTATTCATCTCATTTAAGACATGAACGAACTGCTCCTCTGACGATCGTAGGATCTCCAAGCGGAGATTGGCCATCTCCGCGCACAATGACACTATAGACTATTATAAGATAAGCTCCGACTCTTGTGTGACTCGTCTCTCTCTCAATCAATCAAACAGCCTATTTGCAGTGGGGTAGTCTTGCACTGATATGGTCTCCAAATTCCTCGCGAACGGATAACTTCCAATTGTTAGCCTACTCAGCTTTGTTTGTAGCTACTTTTTGTCATTTTTCGATGTGGTATGGAGATATTTGCTTTATCCTCATGTGCAAATCGATGGGCCAATTAGTCAGATCATATTTGCCAATCACTTTCACCAAACCATGACATGCGGATCCAATTCAGCCCTGAAACAATTTGACTGCTACAAAATTTGTGGGTGGAGAAGAGTGCAATACAAGTCGACGTCGGACCGACAAAACGAGAACGACAGTATATTCCATTTATATTCGGCAATAGatgaacaatatatatatatatatatatatatatatatatatatatatatatatatatatatatatacatattgaaGAAAAGGTGGAGAAAAGATGCCATCAGAGGTACACATTGAATTGAGATTATTTGAAAAGATCTTGAGAAATATGCTCGATAGAATTTGAACTCTAGTAAAAATACTTCTCCATATTATATTGTTCTCTCTATATATAAACAGTAAACCACTAATTCAGCAATGGAATGTAATAGAAACAACGGTTCATAATTATGCACAAACCACAACATTTTGGTGAGAATCTACTCTCTCTCCCTTTGATTTACTCCAGCATGCAATCCTTACTATTTCACACTTGAAGAAATGTATTTTGGAattttttgatcttttttttttcctttactttAGAGTGCAGTGATGATTTCTTttcattctcttcttcttttttttttctgtatataTGAGAAAATCCGTAGACGATTCGTCGAACTCTCATCTCGCGCGGATCCACGACCATAAGAACAAAAAAGTTGGTCTTCGGCACCCAAATATGAGCTTCTAAATCACAACTTGAGCTAAACCTGCATATGACAATGCACAACTTGAGGAAACATTATTTGGGAAGTCCACATAGAAAAAGAGATGCACACGTAAAGAAGTGTCACCTCATGTTGATTGCAAGACCTggtcatctttgacacttccatcAGATCCCTCACTCGCCCTTTCATCTCCGGAAAATCCATATTCATCGTAGCTTTTTTGCATGGAATGCTTTGGTGCATGAGAAGCAGGCTTTTGAGCAACAGGAAAGGCAAATGGATCCAATCCATCATCCTCTCGCCTACCCTTCACATTTGCACTATCCTCGATGCTACTGTAATCCAAGTTCTGCAGTATGCTTGGAATGGACAGATTGCCATCCATCGAAAGCTTACTCCCCAACTCTATGTCAATCTTCTCCTTTGGCCTCATCACATCCATGCCAATGTTTGGAGTGTAAGATCCAGACCCAGCTTCTACTATTTCTTCAATCACCAGCGATCGGAAATCATGCATGGAAGGTGGGGTTTTTGAGAAGAACACGTCTTTGAAGTTTCCCCAGAAACCTTTGTTGTAGGGATTCTCTTTCTTATCGTATCGGTATCGGAAGTTCTCATACGTCGTCTGTAGTATCAGtaggaaaatgattttgagtcATCGTGGATATAATGTGCATTCGGGTGGTGGAAATGTGTACCTGATTGGTGCTCATCAGATAGAAGTGGAAGACAGTGAGGCCGCCGACGAACCACACTATGATGAAGGTGTAGACTATGAGGACGAGAGACAGAACCTCGCCCTTCATCGATTTCCAAACGGAGTTATGGTAGTGATTCCTTTCGGTAATTATGTTCAGCCACGAGAAGGTGAAGACGTATATGCAGAGAAACGTCGACGTCGATATGAACAAGCAGAAGAACCGGTAGTTGCGCTGCAGCAAATGAAAGAGATGGATGATGACCACCGGTCACCGATGGAAGCATGCAAGGAGGATCGGAGCTCACCAGTCCGATGCACTGACCGACCCACGGGCAATGGTGATCGAACTTTTGGACGCAGTTGTTGCAGACGGAGCAATGGGAAGCACGGGGTGGGCGATACAGCATGCACGTGTCGCAGTACTTCACCTTGACGGAGAAACCATTGACGATGACGTCCTTGGTTCTGGGTATCCTCAGGTGCGGGGTTCGGCCACTGATCCACTCCACGGACGGGGTGGTCACACTGAATCCCTCGTCTACTTCCGGTGGCCTCGTGTTTCTGGGCACTATGCCTGGATCCCTACTGGATGTCATGAACAGGAACATCAAATCCTGCATCATCCATCATAGATCAGAATCGTGAAAGATGAAACCATCAAGAGAAGCAGCCTGCCACGAATCGACTTACCGATATCGTGATCACCAATGTCACGATGAGAACCGGAAGGCCAAGTATGGGGTGGTGAACTACGTGTTCTGACATGTCCAGCTTCTCATACTtgaggattttgatgattatttgGCAGCAGAACGTAATCGAAGGACCCGCTATCAGAAACGTTGATAGAAATAACGAGGATACATCAGGACCAAATATAAATCTTCCGCCACAGAAGAATCTCTGAGATAGATTCACAAGAAGaatcatcatcaaaaaaaggCTCGTCGCATCATACATAATCTATGATGTTCtatacaaataaatatttttattcgagCGTAGAATCTTACGATAAGCTGTAATGAAAGCATACGTTATACCGACATATAATTATGCACACAATTGGGAAAGGGTGATGATTGATATCTAATAGATGCCATCCGCTTGGATTTTGTTTTCCCGTATACATACGATCTCCCTTTGCAATCGTTAATTTATTTTCTGACGGTGCAATTCCAATGAACAGAGCAAAAGGAATCCGAGAAATGTCAGATGATCATCGGCCATAAAACATGCTATATGATTCATTCATTTCATGATCCAAAACAGACGATGCAGACACGGAGATATCTGAAACCAAAGCAGACTCGGGGAGATGGCTTACGTTGTTCCCCTTCCAAGCTTGGTACAGCCTCAAGGGCTTCGATTGCTGCGGCGGCGTTGCCATGCCTTTGGTACGGTCCCAAGAACGCTTTGGTCGTGGGGGTCCTTCgccgagagagagaggagagagagggagagatctCGGAGACAAAGATGGGGAGAAGATACGGACGAGAGTCCCTCTAACTCTTCCTGCCGGTGTCGAGATCACATCCTGCAGCTGCTTCTAACGTCGTCCCCCCTCATCTCTCTtcctaaagaaagaaagaaaaaaaaaggacaagAAGGAGAGAGATAAAGAAAGAGAAGCTGCGTGTTAATTTGTGGAACGCGTTGTTTGTGCGTTTGTTGACAGACTGCACAAAGGCGCCATGGATGTCCAATTACGGCCGGATTTGtcgcggggagagagagagatagagagaagagagagagagaaaagttgTCGAACATCCCAACGCCaattatttatttgatgaatccAAGTCTAAATTATTGTAGCCTAAATTAATGGTTTCAAGCATATTAAGCGGTTTAGTTTGGCGCAGATGAGGTTGTAATGGTTTGCTTTGGTTGGCCTCCTTCATTGTTGTTGGGGTGGTTTACTGGCATCACCACTTTGGTTTTGGTAGCTTAATTGAAAGAACTTTGTGTCTGAATCCTACCTAATCTTATAACCATTCTCCTGATTAAGGATTAATTTAATCCATGCCTCTTGTTACTAAATCACAATGCGATTGTTAGAGGATTATGATCTAATAATTCGAGTTTCTCATAAACTTGGTATTGGAAAAtaaatgatttcaataaaatatcATACAAAAGATTACGTCGATACACTCCACTCGACGATATCTCTTTGATACTTTATCTATTTTATCAGTAAGAAATGAAGTATGGATAAATTCTTTGACCTTCGATAATGATTATTGAGTTTGTCTTCGTTTTTATATGACATATTTGTACTGATCAATATTGTTGATGAAGATGAATAAAAAgagaactaattacatattacctcttataattaattatatttagtattttaatctttatatttttaaaaattatatttagatttttatacttacgaaagtgaaatatttaatctcattgttCTAATAAAAcctttttttcttgatttttatccttataaaattatctttttaatcctaTATAGAGATTttgatattttacttttataaatataaaaattataatataatttttataaatataaggacTAAAATACTAAATGAGACTGATTATAAGAGATTATATGTAATTAACCCATAAAAATAGTCCACATGGAATAGCCATCATGCCATGAAATGTGTGCACGAACTTAGATTGCCATATTTGATATCTACATCAGGACgtaccaaaacaaaaaaaaaagaagaattgaTGTTCTAAGTTCAAGCTCAACATTATCGAAGAAAGCATTGATGatgatatacataaatatatgagAAATGAAATGAATACATAGGTAGAGAGAGACGACGTGCGACGTGAAGGTCGTGCGGGCATCAACGGAGAGAGGAACGTTGGTTCCATAAAGCCACCGTGTTTTTATGATTAGCTGCCTCGTATAATTAATCGTGTGAATATGATTTGGACAAATGTGGCCGCCAATctgaagaataaatattattggGGAAAATTATATATTGCTCATCGGAAAGAGACGGGACTGCCACCTTATTCTTGAAAGGATTTTGTTGACTTGTGGTATAATCTTATAAATTATTCTATTTGGAAAGAGAGAAATAATTATGTCCGACATATTTCGGGTGTGAACAATTTATTCACAAGTCCTCACTAATTGATGATTTTTATCGATGATGTTTCTTTCTTTATTGAGAATTTAtctaagagatttttttttatcaatagatAAATATACACTTGTTCTTTTTAGTttattaaatgattttatatttgatAGGGAATAAGGTAACCGGCAACCTTGAGTCGCTGACCCACCAAACtaactattattattttaaacaatTTCAAATAATCCTGTGCATATAGGTTCAGATCACATCGAGCTGATCAAAATGTCAATCATATTTTTTCCTTATATTTTGGTATTAGAAGAACGATCCAATGTCACAAGAACGTTCACCTACTAACCCTCTCAACAAATGCTTGAGCGAGGATGCGCTATCCAGACCTATAGTATTTTCGCTCAAGGAGAGAATATCCACCCTTTCAATATGTTGATGTATCTAACTTGATATAAATATCGATGCGATATGTGCATTTGTTCAATGACCTAGGCCTCTCACCCCCGGGGGCTACCCCAAGCCATATGTTAATTCCCACTAAGGTGTTCCTAATGCAAGCTGTAATTCCACTCTTACCCTAACTAACCCAACAAGCGATGCCACTGTCTGAGCCACGATCAGTAGCTCAATCGCTACCGACACTAGCGCCACCATCACCAATGTCCAATAAGAAACCCCAACAAGATAAAAGGACATAGCAAAATGATACTATGACCCGGTTCATGGATAATATATTCTTATTCGACTGACGATCCTCCCAAATGGCAAAGGCCGAGGACATTAACCGTGATGACTTACTCAACCACCACAACCCCCAAGCTAACAATAACTAGGATTTTAGAGGTGGCGGTGGTAATTCCATCACTCTCGACCAACTCTTCATACCATAACCCCCAAGCTAACGATAACTAAGACTCTAGAGGTGACAGTAGTGGCAAGTCTATCACCCTCGATTAGCTCTTTAAGTGCATCGATGACACGCATAGTGATGGCGATGCTGAGAGCAATGGCTTCGCCCTTGGTGGTAGCGCTAGTGACCACTTAGCCTCCCACCCCATCCCTTTCATCCTCGTCTTCGCTGATCTCTTATAGAGTATGAAGAAGCACTAGAAGTTGTCACTCTTATGCAAGAATAACCTTACTATCAACTCCACCACCAGAAGCGATCTCTAAGACGAAGACGCTATTGAATTCCATCTTTGGCGAGGCGAGTGGTTCTAGCAGGTCCACCCTGATCGATGCCCTCATGAATTGCATCATGTGAGAGAGCCTACAAGGTTCCATCACCCTCAATGGCTAGAAGCTCAAGGGTTAGCTCCTCAAGGTGATTTCCACTTATGTAATGTAGGATGAGCTCCTCAGGGAGATCTTCACGATGTTGGGGGTGAGTGGCTCCGACAAGTCCACCCTGAGTGACGCCCTCACGAACCGCATCATGTGGGAGAGCTTACAGGGTTCTATGACCCTCAATGATGAGAAGCTTGAGAGATAGCTCCTTAAGGTGATCATCACTTATATCATGTAGGATAACCTTATGTACCCAATGTTCACCATGGAAGAGACCTTGATATTCTCTATGGAGTTTCAGCTATTGCAATCACTATCTGCCTTAAACAAGAAGAGCTAGGTATAAGCACCCATCGATTAGCTCAGACTTTGGTCCACCACCGAGACCATCATTGGCGATGAGATCCATCACGACATCTCCGACGAAGGGCGTCACTATGTGTCGATCAGAATCAACATCATCCATAATAAAGGGGAGGACTTAAAACCTATGAAGGTGGGAGGATCCAAAATCTATCACGATAAAGGGAAGACTTGTGGCCCATCATGGTGAGATCTACTATGGTGGAGGGGAGGACTTGAAGCCCACCACAATGGGAGGACCTGAAATCCGCGATGATAGAGGGAGGACTTGAAGTCTACTATGACGAGAGGACTCAAAAATCCGCTATGATAGAGGGAGAACTTGAAGCGCACCATGACAGGGGACATAAAATCCATCACGAtggagggaggacttgaagctTATCATAAAGAGAGAACCAGAAAATCACCATACTGGAGAGAGGACTTGAAGCTCATCATGGCAAGAGGACTCAAAATCTATCACAAtggagggaggacttgaagcccACCATAATATGAGGACCTGAAATCCACTATGGTGTAGAGAGAACTTGAAGCCTACTAGGGCGGGAGGACATGAAATCCATCATAGCGAGAGGACCCCAAATCCACTAAGATGAATGGAGGACTTAAAACCCGCCATAATGGGAGAACCCAAAATCTATCACGATGGAGGGATGACTCAAAGCCCACTATGGCGGGAGGACTCAAAATCCACTATGGCAAATGTGCAAAGCCAAAAGCACCTGAAATACATAATTCGGGAAAACCCAACTCGCATGAAGAGAAATCCACTACAGTAGAGGCACAAGGCCAAAAATGCCCAAGATGCATAAGTTAAGAAAAATCTGACCCTCACCAAGGTAAATCCACCACAACGGAAATGAAGGGTCAAATATGCCTGAGACACATGAGTTAGAAAAACCCAACTCGCACCAAGGTAAAACTATTATAGTAGAGGTGCAAGGCCAAATGCACTCAAGATGTGTGAATTAGGAAAACCCGACTTGCATAAAGAGAAATCCGTTATAATGGAGGTGCAAGCTAAATGAGCTCGAGATGCGTAAATTGGGAAAACTTAATCTACGCTAGGAGAAATCCATCATAACATAGACATATGGCAAGATATGCTTGATGCGTGTAAGTCGGAAAACCCGACCCACACTAAGAGAAATCCACAACGATggaggcacaaggccaaatgcACATAAGACGTATAAGTCAAGAAAACCCAACtcatataaagaaaattttgCTATGATAGAGGTGAGGCCAAATGCACCTAAGACACATAAGTAGGAAAAACTCAATCCGTGTGAGGAAAAATCTACCACGGTagaggcacaaggccaaatgtgcTCGAAATGTACAAGTTAAGAAAACTTAAcccatgtgaaaaaaaaaaaatgtcatgaCGGAAGCACAAGACCAAATGTGTATAAGatgcatgagtcgagaaaacctaaCCCACGTGAAAAAAAATCTGCTATGGTAGAGGCACAAGACTAATGTGCCCAAGACgtatgagttaggaaaacccgaTCTACATAAAGAAATTTGCTATAACGGATACATAAGGTAAAATATGTCAAGGCATGTG from Musa acuminata AAA Group cultivar baxijiao chromosome BXJ2-11, Cavendish_Baxijiao_AAA, whole genome shotgun sequence encodes:
- the LOC103971912 gene encoding probable protein S-acyltransferase 4 isoform X1 → MATPPQQSKPLRLYQAWKGNNRFFCGGRFIFGPDVSSLFLSTFLIAGPSITFCCQIIIKILKYEKLDMSEHVVHHPILGLPVLIVTLVITISDLMFLFMTSSRDPGIVPRNTRPPEVDEGFSVTTPSVEWISGRTPHLRIPRTKDVIVNGFSVKVKYCDTCMLYRPPRASHCSVCNNCVQKFDHHCPWVGQCIGLRNYRFFCLFISTSTFLCIYVFTFSWLNIITERNHYHNSVWKSMKGEVLSLVLIVYTFIIVWFVGGLTVFHFYLMSTNQTTYENFRYRYDKKENPYNKGFWGNFKDVFFSKTPPSMHDFRSLVIEEIVEAGSGSYTPNIGMDVMRPKEKIDIELGSKLSMDGNLSIPSILQNLDYSSIEDSANVKGRREDDGLDPFAFPVAQKPASHAPKHSMQKSYDEYGFSGDERASEGSDGSVKDDQVLQST
- the LOC103971912 gene encoding probable protein S-acyltransferase 4 isoform X2, coding for MSEHVVHHPILGLPVLIVTLVITISDLMFLFMTSSRDPGIVPRNTRPPEVDEGFSVTTPSVEWISGRTPHLRIPRTKDVIVNGFSVKVKYCDTCMLYRPPRASHCSVCNNCVQKFDHHCPWVGQCIGLRNYRFFCLFISTSTFLCIYVFTFSWLNIITERNHYHNSVWKSMKGEVLSLVLIVYTFIIVWFVGGLTVFHFYLMSTNQTTYENFRYRYDKKENPYNKGFWGNFKDVFFSKTPPSMHDFRSLVIEEIVEAGSGSYTPNIGMDVMRPKEKIDIELGSKLSMDGNLSIPSILQNLDYSSIEDSANVKGRREDDGLDPFAFPVAQKPASHAPKHSMQKSYDEYGFSGDERASEGSDGSVKDDQVLQST